A window of the Oncorhynchus mykiss isolate Arlee chromosome 15, USDA_OmykA_1.1, whole genome shotgun sequence genome harbors these coding sequences:
- the LOC110489897 gene encoding protein CDV3 homolog: protein MADVETCGAAPEKSLDDFFAKRDKKKKKEKGGKGKEAPVGPTPIVLKKNKKEKEKSGTKNENQDAQPEKEDEEWKEFEAKEVDYSGLRLQALQISDEKEEEEYEEEVGEDGEIILVSGDKMSGPWNKSGAPPPAAASVEVEEVPESKPSGVYRPPGARLTTTKRGPNQGPPEIFSDTQFPSLGAGSKHVETRRDREMEKTFEVVKHKNRGREEGGSGASLQQLELGNQYAILGDK, encoded by the exons ATGGCGGATGTAGAGACTTGTGGTGCTGCTCCGGAGAAGAGCCTGGATGATTTCTTTGCCAAGAGggataaaaagaagaagaaagaaaaggGAGGTAAGGGAAAAGAAGCGCCAGTTGGGCCCACACCAATTGTCTTGAAAAAGAACAAGAAGGAAAAGGAGAAGTCGGGCACGAAAAACGAAAATCAAGATGCGCAGCCGGAgaag GAGGATGAGGAGTGGAAGGAGTTTGAGGCGAAGGAGGTGGACTACAGCGGACTCAGGCTGCAGGCTCTCCAGATAAG TgatgagaaggaggaagaggagtatgAGGAGGAGGTCGGTGAAGATGGCGAGATCATCCTGGTCAGTGGAGACAAAATGTCTGGGCCTTGGAACAAGTCCGGTGCCCCGCCACCTGCCGCTGCCTCTGTTG AGGTGGAAGAGGTGCCTGAGTCAAAGCCTTCTGGGGTGTACCGCCCCCCAGGGGCCCGACTGACCACCACCAAGCGTGGCCCCAACCAGGGGCCCCCTGAGATCTTCAGCGACACACAGTTCCCCTCACTCGGGGCCGGCTCCAAGCATGTTGAGACACGCAG agacagggagatggagaagacCTTTGAGGTGGTGAAGCACAAGAACCGTGGCCGAGAGGAAGGCGGCAGTGGGGCTTCCCTGCAGCAGTTGGAGCTCGGTAACCAGTACGCCATCTTGGGGGACAAGTAG